From a single Porites lutea chromosome 10, jaPorLute2.1, whole genome shotgun sequence genomic region:
- the LOC140950472 gene encoding soluble scavenger receptor cysteine-rich domain-containing protein SSC5D-like: protein MNCFILVFLLFPAVFSEDVVRLVKPPDSVQEGLGRVEVKHQGTWGTVCDDGWSFEDASVVCEEMGFVKAIFQANRAKFGQGTGPVWLSKMMCTGQEKTLLDCPHSGWGENSCDHSRDAGVSCLQQGLPQILEVGCYQDKPDDRALNKLYANLRSQIDWWNMRSMVTKCAERAFVRGYKYFGVQFYGECWGDDRLRPSYDKHGPGKGCTDGVGDEVHNYVYRFAPWRDLGCWRDVGDGRTMKLLANFRQKIDWFHLEKTVHMCYEAAKKANKKFFAIQFFGECWVSDTESYKLHGPSTNCWNGVGRDYDNYVYEVLW from the exons ATGAATTGCTTCATCTTGGTTTTCTTGCTCTTCCCCGCCGTATTTTCAG AAGATGTCGTCAGGCTTGTCAAACCACCAGATTCAGTTCAGGAAGGTCTGGGGCGAGTAGAGGTTAAACACCAGGGAACCTGGGGAACAGTTTGTGACGACGGCTGGTCTTTTGAAGACGCTTCTGTAGTTTGCGAGGAAATGGGCTTCGTAAAGGCTATTTTCCAG GCAAACCGCGCAAAGTTTGGCCAGGGGACTGGCCCTGTGTGGCTTAGCAAGATGATGTGCACTGGACAAGAGAAAACGTTGTTGGACTGTCCCCACTCAGGGTGGGGAGAAAACAGCTGTGATCACAGTCGAGACGCTGGTGTCAGCTGCTTACAACAAGGTCTGCCTCAAATCCTTGAAGTTGGCTGCTACCAAGATAAACCTGATGATCGAGCCTTGAACAAGCTTTACGCCAACCTCAGATCACAAATCGATTGGTGGAACATGCGATCGATGGTCACTAAGTGTGCGGAGCGTGCTTTCGTGCGAGGTTACAAATATTTTGGAGTACAGTTTTACGGGGAGTGCTGGGGTGATGACAGACTCCGACCAAGCTATGATAAACATGGCCCTGGAAAGGGATGTACAGACG GCGTTGGGGATGAAGTTCACAACTATGTTTACCGATTTGCACCGTGGCGTGACCTCGGTTGCTGGCGTGACGTGGGTGATGGACGCACCATgaagctattggccaatttccGACAAAAAATTGATTGGTTTCACTTGGAGAAGACTG TTCACATGTGCTACGAAGCGGCCAAAAAAGCCAATAAGAAGTTCTTTGCCATTCAGTTTTTTGGCGAGTGTTGGGTATCTGATACAGAATCTTACAAATTGCATGGTCCGTCCACAAACTGTTGGAATGGAGTTGGCAGAGATTACGACAATTATGTGTACGAAGTGCTTTGGTGA